One window of the Prochlorococcus marinus XMU1411 genome contains the following:
- the thiD gene encoding bifunctional hydroxymethylpyrimidine kinase/phosphomethylpyrimidine kinase has translation MYSKIALSIGGSDSGGGAGIQADLRTFMALKVHGCSVITCITAQNSIEVTCVQPVEKNTLLNQLDTLFADFGIDALKTGMLLNERIINDTASKLNTYKITKIIDPVMVTRTGSKLLEDSAINAYKKLLLPISDLVTPNIYEANLLSGLEIRSKEDIENSARKIIGLGAKAVLIKGGGLKDMKGKDFFLDLNGRKEWLFNNFINTKNTHGSGCTLSAAICGYKALGFDLFDSIQKAKLFVEKSLDNSYKIGSGPGPLGHH, from the coding sequence CATACAGGCTGACTTGAGAACTTTCATGGCTCTTAAAGTACATGGATGTTCTGTTATTACATGTATTACGGCACAAAATAGTATAGAGGTTACATGCGTTCAACCAGTAGAGAAGAATACTTTATTAAATCAGTTAGATACTTTATTTGCTGATTTTGGTATTGATGCTTTGAAAACTGGAATGTTATTAAATGAAAGGATAATTAATGATACTGCTTCAAAATTAAATACATACAAAATAACCAAGATTATTGACCCAGTGATGGTTACAAGAACTGGTTCTAAATTACTGGAAGATTCTGCTATTAATGCTTATAAAAAACTCTTATTACCAATTTCTGATTTGGTAACTCCAAATATTTATGAAGCAAATCTACTTTCTGGTTTAGAAATAAGGAGTAAAGAAGATATCGAAAATTCAGCAAGAAAAATTATTGGTCTTGGAGCTAAAGCGGTACTTATAAAAGGTGGCGGTTTAAAAGATATGAAAGGGAAGGATTTTTTCCTTGACTTAAATGGTAGAAAAGAGTGGCTATTTAATAATTTTATAAATACAAAAAATACTCACGGAAGCGGCTGTACTTTGAGTGCTGCTATTTGTGGTTACAAGGCATTAGGTTTTGATCTATTTGATTCCATACAAAAAGCGAAATTATTTGTTGAGAAATCTTTAGACAATTCTTATAAAATAGGCTCTGGCCCTGGTCCCTTAGGCCATCATTAA
- a CDS encoding cupin domain-containing protein, translated as MNPNKKNIEIIKQFNLSPHPEGGWFREIVRSENSLIREDGQSRNFITGIYYLLERDAKSAWHRVKNADEIWIYLRGDPLNLWCLDDDNKLIRNLILDSNNPIEMIPAGYWQAAKSTGEFTLVSCCVGPGFDFNDFELLRNTNHIFRLDKAINDLI; from the coding sequence GTGAATCCTAATAAAAAAAACATAGAAATAATTAAACAATTCAATTTGTCTCCTCATCCTGAAGGTGGATGGTTTAGAGAGATAGTAAGGAGTGAGAATTCTCTAATAAGGGAAGATGGCCAAAGTAGAAATTTTATTACGGGAATTTATTATCTTTTGGAGAGAGATGCAAAAAGTGCTTGGCACAGAGTAAAAAATGCAGATGAAATTTGGATTTATTTAAGGGGTGATCCTCTGAATTTATGGTGCCTAGATGATGATAATAAGTTAATAAGAAATTTAATTTTAGATTCCAATAATCCAATAGAAATGATCCCAGCTGGATATTGGCAAGCTGCAAAAAGTACAGGCGAATTTACTTTAGTTAGTTGTTGTGTTGGCCCAGGATTTGATTTTAATGATTTTGAATTGCTCAGAAATACAAATCATATTTTTAGATTAGATAAAGCAATTAATGATCTTATTTGA
- a CDS encoding phosphoenolpyruvate carboxykinase, translating into MNQNSVKTIGMNDEPRKDSHIVNLNQADGLKGILNRDFDEWSNFDSWESISVQQWIFSRALEVFRGKKIDIKCDCCEHNDLMPNDIESIKKEKCFGKKSAYMIEKVVDEIVLAKARRESDGTYSA; encoded by the coding sequence ATGAATCAAAATTCTGTCAAAACAATTGGTATGAATGATGAACCAAGAAAAGATTCACACATAGTAAATTTAAATCAGGCTGATGGATTAAAAGGCATCCTTAATAGGGATTTTGATGAATGGTCTAATTTTGATAGTTGGGAAAGTATTTCAGTTCAGCAATGGATTTTTTCTAGAGCTTTGGAGGTTTTCAGAGGTAAGAAAATTGATATTAAATGTGATTGTTGTGAGCATAATGATTTAATGCCAAATGATATTGAGAGCATTAAAAAAGAAAAATGCTTTGGTAAAAAAAGTGCTTACATGATTGAAAAAGTTGTAGATGAAATTGTATTAGCTAAGGCAAGAAGAGAAAGTGATGGAACATATTCTGCGTAA
- a CDS encoding DUF3303 domain-containing protein translates to MAYYHVHGLIPDGISQSEGYKMFEQYIASGAPMDNFDGFELVSRFHAPETGEVFVTFKADNHLAISQHFGVWRAKFGLDWNITAVLNDDEVIQRNKQVADAVAAMG, encoded by the coding sequence ATGGCTTACTATCACGTTCATGGACTTATTCCAGATGGAATTTCTCAGTCCGAAGGTTACAAGATGTTTGAGCAGTATATTGCTTCCGGTGCACCTATGGATAATTTTGATGGATTTGAATTGGTAAGTAGATTCCATGCGCCTGAAACTGGAGAGGTTTTTGTAACTTTCAAGGCTGATAATCATTTAGCAATATCTCAACATTTTGGAGTGTGGAGAGCGAAATTTGGTCTTGATTGGAATATCACTGCTGTTTTAAATGATGATGAGGTTATTCAAAGAAACAAACAAGTTGCTGATGCTGTCGCCGCAATGGGATAA
- a CDS encoding DUF1651 domain-containing protein, whose amino-acid sequence MANSHWLINPKRTEVKRFIKNDKSIDGVFEYMFVDTGKIVGVLGKEPPVMTTTVSVDIDLAREIYGRLISLGWRKTEEVWPNKES is encoded by the coding sequence ATGGCTAACTCTCATTGGTTGATTAATCCAAAAAGAACAGAAGTAAAAAGGTTTATAAAAAACGATAAGAGCATAGATGGTGTTTTTGAGTATATGTTTGTAGATACTGGAAAAATAGTTGGTGTGTTAGGAAAAGAACCTCCTGTGATGACAACAACAGTTTCTGTAGATATAGATTTAGCTAGAGAAATTTATGGTAGGTTAATTTCTCTAGGTTGGAGGAAAACTGAGGAGGTTTGGCCCAATAAAGAGAGTTAG
- a CDS encoding SIMPL domain-containing protein yields the protein MKIIKRLTSLPGYSLNVIRRTPSLVFAMAVLSLGGFIGASTVLVRGFRMVENSITVTGASTESFESDIAKWSVQVRARGETQIDSFNKHKESMKKTINFLKANGIEDGIKQEVYLGPATIKEYETKHPKTNEIIRTEWITYQSIEIQSNDVYRIQKTHSKITELLGDGVLVRPSSPEFTYSKLADKRVDMLAKAAKDARIRAEAIALQAGSEVGGLKKVNTGVFQITVPNSTRVSSWGSYDTTTIKKDITAVMGVTFAVK from the coding sequence ATGAAAATTATCAAAAGACTCACTTCGCTGCCTGGCTATTCTTTGAATGTAATACGCCGAACTCCATCACTTGTTTTTGCAATGGCTGTCTTATCTCTCGGAGGATTTATTGGCGCCTCCACAGTCCTTGTGAGAGGTTTCAGGATGGTTGAGAATTCCATCACTGTTACAGGAGCAAGTACTGAGAGCTTTGAAAGTGATATTGCTAAATGGTCAGTTCAGGTGAGGGCTAGGGGAGAGACTCAGATCGATTCATTCAACAAGCATAAAGAGTCTATGAAAAAGACTATTAATTTTCTTAAAGCAAATGGGATTGAAGATGGTATCAAACAGGAAGTTTATCTTGGACCGGCCACCATAAAAGAATATGAAACTAAGCATCCCAAGACAAATGAAATCATAAGAACCGAATGGATTACCTATCAGAGTATTGAAATCCAGAGTAATGATGTTTATCGAATTCAAAAGACCCACAGTAAGATAACTGAACTTCTTGGTGATGGTGTTCTGGTAAGACCAAGCTCTCCAGAATTCACCTATTCAAAGCTAGCTGATAAAAGAGTTGATATGCTCGCCAAGGCAGCAAAGGATGCCCGAATCAGAGCTGAGGCTATTGCACTTCAGGCAGGCTCTGAAGTGGGTGGTCTGAAGAAAGTGAACACAGGCGTTTTCCAGATCACAGTTCCTAATTCCACGAGAGTAAGTAGCTGGGGTTCTTATGACACTACCACTATCAAGAAAGATATTACTGCTGTTATGGGAGTGACTTTTGCAGTTAAGTAA
- the aroQ gene encoding type II 3-dehydroquinate dehydratase — protein MNILLINGPNLNLLGTREPEIYGNKTLSDIEKDLTKVAKEKSINLECFQSNHEGEIVDKIQESVKSIQGILINAGAFTHTSISIRDALIGSKIPFVELHISNIFSREDFRKESFLTDKAIGIISGFGISSYSLALEGIIGYLSSKD, from the coding sequence ATGAATATTTTATTGATAAATGGACCAAATCTAAATCTTTTGGGCACTAGAGAACCTGAAATATATGGTAATAAAACATTGAGTGATATAGAAAAAGATTTAACTAAAGTTGCTAAAGAAAAAAGTATTAATCTTGAATGTTTTCAAAGTAATCACGAAGGAGAAATAGTAGATAAAATTCAGGAGTCTGTAAAAAGCATCCAAGGTATTCTTATAAATGCTGGTGCTTTTACTCATACCTCGATTTCTATTCGTGATGCTTTAATTGGATCAAAAATTCCATTTGTAGAGTTACATATTTCAAATATTTTCAGTAGAGAAGATTTTCGTAAAGAATCTTTTCTTACAGATAAAGCTATAGGAATTATTAGTGGATTCGGCATATCAAGTTATTCCTTAGCTCTTGAAGGAATCATTGGATATTTAAGTAGTAAAGATTAA
- a CDS encoding tRNA-(ms[2]io[6]A)-hydroxylase: protein MLVDFKRPTSHIKYLSSFTSDEWIKLALSNPIDILIDHAHCERKAAGVAIQLMFRYPSEPNLAEVLSPIAREELEHFEKILYFLKNLGHSLESLKPPPYGAELSKNIRKEEPNRMLDSFLIAGLIEARSHERLSLLALNSEDKSFKSLYESLLESEARHFGVYWKLAQTKFSKNQTFKRLEELSKIESEILAEICVLPRVHS, encoded by the coding sequence ATGCTAGTCGATTTTAAAAGGCCCACTTCTCATATTAAATATTTATCGTCATTTACCTCAGATGAGTGGATCAAACTCGCATTATCTAATCCAATAGATATTCTTATTGACCATGCTCATTGTGAAAGAAAAGCAGCAGGAGTGGCTATTCAATTGATGTTTAGATATCCATCAGAACCAAATCTGGCAGAAGTTTTAAGTCCAATAGCGAGAGAGGAATTAGAGCATTTTGAAAAAATACTTTATTTTTTAAAGAATCTTGGACATTCTCTTGAGTCCTTAAAACCGCCTCCATATGGAGCTGAATTATCCAAGAATATAAGAAAGGAAGAGCCCAATAGAATGCTTGATAGTTTCTTAATAGCAGGACTTATTGAAGCAAGAAGTCATGAAAGATTAAGTTTGCTTGCGCTGAATTCTGAAGATAAATCTTTTAAATCCCTTTATGAGTCTTTGCTTGAGAGTGAGGCAAGACACTTTGGTGTTTATTGGAAACTAGCGCAAACTAAATTCTCTAAAAATCAAACTTTCAAAAGGCTAGAGGAATTGTCTAAGATTGAGTCAGAAATCCTTGCTGAGATATGTGTGCTGCCAAGGGTACATAGCTAA
- a CDS encoding precorrin-2 C(20)-methyltransferase: MIINKFLSLLNRYKTNLPTFTIVGVGPGDPSLLTIAAVDAIKKAKVIVFPISDDNKKSFAAEIVKKYTKFKKNIPIIFPMARKEFDPDEIWSNAVEKIVKFIKNGESVVLLCLGDTSIFASSSNILRIIKHNYPEIITKTIPGISSLSATAAFNDFDLVKKGETLIIKECPSSNLELTSLIKESRENKTVLAIMKIGKRWNLVRETLRKEDIIKKSLIALSVGTPDQIIQYASQYNEDVMPYFSLILIRFD, encoded by the coding sequence ATGATAATAAACAAGTTCTTAAGTTTACTAAATCGATATAAAACTAATTTGCCCACATTCACCATCGTTGGTGTAGGACCTGGAGATCCATCGCTTTTAACAATTGCTGCTGTGGATGCAATAAAAAAAGCTAAAGTTATAGTTTTTCCAATATCAGATGATAATAAAAAGAGTTTCGCTGCAGAAATAGTCAAGAAATACACCAAATTTAAAAAAAATATTCCTATCATCTTTCCAATGGCTAGGAAGGAGTTTGATCCTGATGAAATATGGTCTAACGCAGTAGAAAAAATTGTGAAATTTATAAAAAATGGTGAATCAGTTGTTTTACTTTGTCTAGGAGATACCTCAATATTTGCAAGTTCTTCTAATATTTTGAGGATAATAAAGCATAATTATCCAGAAATCATTACCAAAACTATTCCTGGCATTTCTTCTCTATCAGCAACAGCAGCTTTTAATGATTTTGATTTAGTTAAAAAAGGTGAGACTTTAATAATCAAAGAGTGCCCCTCTTCTAATTTAGAATTAACATCCCTTATTAAAGAAAGTAGAGAAAATAAAACGGTCTTGGCCATTATGAAAATTGGGAAACGATGGAATTTAGTTAGGGAAACTTTAAGAAAAGAGGATATTATCAAAAAATCATTAATTGCTTTGAGTGTTGGTACACCTGATCAAATTATTCAATATGCATCCCAATATAATGAAGACGTTATGCCTTATTTTTCTTTGATTTTGATTAGGTTCGATTAA
- a CDS encoding DUF1823 family protein: protein MHKKEKLVENQFTWPICKKILFLILEDKVSDVFVCELVWERLFYTRELSINDWVFSALTPSYWSEKFEKAPQIISERPASIHLTRSIPKDYKQGLKNFLNFKGYKINELYPRRTRRATAVNWLIYWAIENDCFSKDNRLMPIPSLPPVNPVKGHFGDPEIK from the coding sequence ATGCATAAAAAAGAAAAATTAGTTGAAAATCAATTTACATGGCCAATATGTAAAAAAATATTATTTCTTATTCTTGAAGATAAGGTTAGTGATGTATTTGTTTGTGAATTAGTTTGGGAAAGACTTTTTTATACTAGAGAACTATCTATAAATGATTGGGTATTTAGCGCATTAACTCCTTCTTATTGGTCAGAAAAATTTGAAAAAGCTCCTCAAATCATTTCAGAGCGACCAGCCTCAATACATTTGACTCGATCAATTCCAAAAGATTATAAACAGGGATTAAAAAATTTTCTTAATTTTAAAGGTTATAAGATTAATGAACTCTATCCAAGAAGAACTAGAAGAGCGACGGCAGTAAATTGGTTGATTTATTGGGCGATTGAAAATGATTGTTTTTCAAAAGATAATAGATTAATGCCAATTCCTAGTTTACCGCCTGTTAATCCAGTTAAAGGACATTTTGGCGATCCAGAAATTAAATAA
- the der gene encoding ribosome biogenesis GTPase Der yields MILPTIAIIGRPNVGKSTLVNRLCQSNDAIVFDKPGVTRDRTYQNASWGGKEFQIVDTGGLVFDDDSEFLPEIRTQVFLALEEASLALLVVDGNQGVTDGDLSIAKWLRNSSCKTIVAVNKCESTTLGISLASEFWKLGLGEPNPVSAIHGSGTGDLLDLVVGELPENKFQDDEEKIMMSIIGRPNVGKSSLLNSICGEKRAIVSDVSGTTTDSIDTLIKKDDNHWKIIDTAGIRRKKNVKYGTEFFGINRAFKSIDRSDICVLVIDAIDGVTDQDQKLAGRIEEQGRACIIVVNKWDLVEKNSSTIYQVEKELRSKLYFLHWSKMIFISALTGQRVNNIFEHALNAVKQHRRRVTTSVVNEVLKESISWKSPPTKRSGKQGRLYYGTQVKNKPPTFTLFVNDPKLFGITYRRYIEKQIRVNLGFEGTPLILLWRGKQQRALNKEVERENIELIQKD; encoded by the coding sequence TTGATTCTTCCTACAATAGCAATTATCGGAAGACCTAACGTTGGGAAATCTACCTTAGTTAATCGTCTTTGCCAAAGTAATGATGCAATAGTATTTGATAAACCGGGTGTTACAAGAGATAGAACTTATCAAAATGCTTCATGGGGAGGTAAGGAATTCCAAATAGTTGATACTGGAGGTTTAGTTTTTGATGATGATAGTGAATTTCTCCCAGAGATAAGAACACAAGTTTTCTTGGCCTTAGAAGAGGCTTCACTCGCGTTACTGGTGGTAGATGGGAATCAAGGCGTTACTGATGGTGATTTATCAATAGCAAAATGGTTAAGAAACTCAAGCTGTAAAACAATTGTTGCTGTTAATAAATGCGAATCTACTACTCTAGGAATATCCCTAGCTTCAGAGTTCTGGAAATTAGGATTGGGCGAACCTAACCCTGTTTCGGCTATTCATGGTTCAGGTACTGGTGATCTTTTAGATCTCGTTGTTGGCGAACTTCCTGAAAATAAGTTTCAGGATGATGAAGAAAAGATAATGATGTCAATTATTGGTAGGCCTAATGTTGGTAAATCTAGTTTGTTAAATTCAATCTGTGGAGAAAAAAGAGCAATAGTTAGTGATGTTAGTGGTACTACAACTGATTCAATAGATACGCTTATTAAAAAAGATGATAATCATTGGAAAATTATTGATACTGCAGGGATTAGAAGAAAGAAAAATGTTAAATATGGTACTGAATTCTTTGGTATTAATAGGGCCTTTAAATCTATAGATAGAAGTGATATTTGTGTTTTAGTTATAGATGCCATAGATGGAGTAACTGATCAAGACCAGAAGCTGGCTGGGCGCATAGAAGAACAAGGCAGAGCTTGTATAATTGTTGTTAATAAATGGGATCTTGTAGAAAAAAATAGTTCAACAATTTATCAAGTAGAAAAAGAACTTAGATCTAAACTTTATTTTTTGCACTGGTCAAAAATGATTTTTATATCTGCCCTAACTGGTCAAAGAGTTAATAATATTTTTGAGCATGCTCTTAATGCTGTAAAGCAACATAGAAGAAGAGTTACAACATCAGTAGTTAATGAAGTACTTAAAGAATCAATAAGTTGGAAAAGTCCTCCAACGAAGAGAAGCGGCAAGCAGGGTAGGCTTTATTACGGTACTCAAGTAAAGAACAAACCTCCCACTTTTACTCTTTTTGTAAATGACCCTAAATTATTTGGAATAACTTATAGAAGATATATTGAAAAACAAATTAGAGTAAATTTAGGCTTTGAAGGCACACCTCTCATTTTACTTTGGAGAGGAAAACAGCAAAGAGCTTTAAATAAAGAAGTCGAAAGAGAAAATATTGAGTTAATTCAAAAAGATTAA
- a CDS encoding energy-coupling factor transporter transmembrane component T family protein yields MNLLTKFSVGQYVHGNRSWLRIIDSRLKIIIVMIFLITPIWAGPIWRLSLVGLLLLITFLSLLPSRVWWRSLFFLSCLSLLIGCISILASSDIQSLNSYLRNPNELQVVLESQKEWNILQIPSQKIWFINFGPYNLSRKAFELGIKTSTLIFTVIHSVNLMLLTTLQEDIVWGLSWFMYPLRKIGLPTSKWLFQLLIALRFIPLVQEEFQNIIKSLSVRSINFRILGLKKSFNIFLILVERLFQNIFLRIDQGAESLLSKKEIIIKTNRFRTIYPSKSLNVIVNTLSICFICIAIFLRKLYGAL; encoded by the coding sequence ATGAATTTGCTAACCAAATTTTCTGTTGGTCAATACGTTCATGGTAATAGAAGTTGGCTAAGAATTATAGATAGTAGATTAAAAATAATTATCGTAATGATATTTTTAATCACTCCAATTTGGGCAGGTCCAATATGGAGATTGAGTTTAGTTGGTCTTTTACTATTAATTACTTTTTTAAGTTTATTGCCATCAAGAGTATGGTGGCGATCATTATTTTTTCTCTCATGTTTATCACTATTAATTGGATGTATATCAATACTTGCCTCGTCTGATATTCAATCACTTAATAGCTACTTAAGAAATCCCAATGAGTTGCAAGTAGTACTGGAAAGCCAAAAAGAATGGAATATTTTGCAAATTCCTTCGCAGAAGATATGGTTTATTAATTTTGGTCCCTACAACTTATCAAGAAAAGCCTTTGAACTAGGAATTAAAACCTCCACTTTGATATTTACTGTTATTCATAGTGTGAATTTGATGCTTTTAACCACATTGCAGGAAGACATTGTATGGGGATTAAGTTGGTTTATGTATCCATTAAGAAAGATTGGATTGCCAACAAGTAAGTGGCTTTTTCAGTTATTAATTGCCTTGCGTTTTATTCCTTTAGTACAGGAAGAATTTCAAAATATTATTAAATCATTATCAGTTAGATCAATAAATTTTCGAATTTTAGGGTTAAAAAAATCTTTTAATATTTTTTTAATTTTAGTGGAAAGATTATTTCAAAATATATTTCTTAGAATTGATCAAGGCGCAGAGTCTTTGCTTTCTAAGAAAGAAATTATTATTAAAACTAATAGATTTAGAACTATTTATCCTTCAAAATCTCTCAATGTAATTGTTAATACATTATCGATATGTTTTATTTGCATAGCAATTTTTCTTAGAAAACTGTATGGTGCATTATAA
- a CDS encoding PII-interacting protein PipX family protein, with protein sequence MISERYLNHPTFGMLYQVSTGNDGRDIYATLYAQKMFFLVEVRQREVVFEVIPYLDARNQSELNLQKARRNGSEELHKWENLFNQTFL encoded by the coding sequence TTGATTTCTGAGCGTTATTTAAACCACCCAACTTTTGGTATGTTGTACCAAGTCTCTACTGGAAATGATGGAAGAGATATTTATGCAACTTTGTATGCACAAAAAATGTTTTTTTTGGTTGAAGTTAGACAGAGAGAAGTTGTTTTTGAAGTCATACCTTATTTAGATGCCCGTAATCAGTCCGAATTAAACCTTCAAAAAGCTAGAAGAAATGGATCTGAAGAGCTACATAAATGGGAGAATTTATTCAACCAAACTTTCTTATAA
- a CDS encoding YggS family pyridoxal phosphate-dependent enzyme — MNPSNYLRIKNKIPSNVNILAVSKGFKSQEIKTIQNMGQIDFGESKFQEAFEKQLILKDLKQIKWHFIGRIQSNKIRKIVQNFKYIHSVDSFEKLQKISHISCEEKKNPLIMLQIKLSDDPTKGGFKPELLKSKWGEIQELKNVILSGLMTINPKGLSSKENLELFKKCRSLADALQLQDCSMGMSGDWEEAIEAGSTWLRLGSLIFGNRS; from the coding sequence GTGAATCCTTCAAATTATTTAAGAATAAAAAATAAAATACCATCAAATGTAAATATTCTTGCTGTAAGTAAAGGATTTAAAAGTCAAGAAATCAAGACTATTCAAAATATGGGTCAAATTGACTTTGGTGAGAGTAAGTTTCAAGAGGCTTTTGAGAAGCAATTAATTTTAAAAGATCTTAAACAAATTAAGTGGCACTTTATTGGAAGAATACAAAGTAATAAAATAAGAAAAATAGTGCAAAATTTTAAATATATTCATTCAGTAGATTCATTTGAAAAGTTACAAAAGATTTCTCATATTTCATGTGAAGAGAAGAAAAATCCATTAATAATGTTGCAGATTAAGTTGAGTGATGACCCTACTAAAGGAGGTTTTAAACCTGAACTTTTAAAATCGAAATGGGGAGAAATTCAAGAATTGAAAAATGTCATATTATCAGGTTTGATGACTATTAATCCTAAAGGGCTTAGTTCTAAGGAAAATTTAGAATTGTTCAAAAAATGTCGCTCTCTCGCTGATGCACTTCAACTTCAAGATTGTTCAATGGGAATGTCTGGAGATTGGGAGGAGGCTATTGAAGCTGGATCTACTTGGTTAAGATTAGGATCATTGATTTTTGGAAATAGATCCTAA
- a CDS encoding cell division protein SepF, which translates to MSLISRLKAVVAGDEYLDDDFDELDYPLEDELNDINDLKQKSRNSNALANANPFDFMNNNRSSKVVGMPGISNSSSEVSLMEPRSFEEMPQAIQALRERKTVILNLTMMDPDQAQRAVDFIAGGTYAIDGHQERVGESIFLFAPSCVNVTCSSPDEASPSSGPTENTPKYSMGINTTPEPAWGNSKLSAFS; encoded by the coding sequence GTGTCACTTATTTCTAGATTAAAGGCAGTTGTCGCGGGGGATGAGTATCTCGATGATGATTTTGATGAATTGGATTATCCATTAGAGGATGAATTAAATGATATTAATGATTTAAAACAAAAATCAAGAAATTCAAATGCTCTAGCAAATGCAAACCCATTCGATTTTATGAATAACAACAGATCATCAAAAGTTGTTGGAATGCCTGGGATCTCAAATTCATCCTCAGAAGTCAGCTTAATGGAACCAAGAAGTTTTGAAGAGATGCCTCAAGCTATTCAAGCATTAAGAGAGAGAAAAACTGTGATTCTCAATTTAACTATGATGGATCCAGATCAAGCACAAAGAGCAGTTGATTTTATAGCTGGAGGGACATATGCAATTGATGGACACCAAGAAAGAGTGGGTGAAAGTATTTTTCTTTTTGCCCCAAGTTGTGTAAATGTAACTTGTTCTTCCCCAGATGAAGCTTCTCCTTCTTCTGGACCTACAGAAAATACTCCAAAATATAGTATGGGAATTAACACGACACCTGAACCCGCATGGGGTAATTCTAAATTAAGTGCTTTTTCATGA
- the proC gene encoding pyrroline-5-carboxylate reductase, which translates to MTVKIAIIGFGNIAKAIITPLLEKKFIKPEDVYCVVNSEKSLKNIKKNYRFNINVFESRSKDSKIIWDCQVKLLSVKPQHFEDIIEADNLKSKDNLLISILAGVSINKLTKKFPNHKCVRVVTNLPITVGKGLTGIAWGEKITKDHKQVTKQLFEDTSKIYEFTEDYLDIFLALTSSGPAIIALIVEALSDGGLSGGLPKVLSEELVKEMILGTIDLLKEKKLTTSELKNLVTSPGGTTISALRVLEKKSMRSALIESIVAASNRSKEFG; encoded by the coding sequence GTGACTGTTAAAATTGCGATTATTGGTTTTGGAAATATTGCAAAAGCTATAATAACTCCATTATTAGAAAAAAAATTTATAAAGCCAGAGGATGTTTATTGTGTTGTAAATTCAGAAAAAAGTTTAAAAAATATAAAAAAAAATTATAGGTTTAACATAAATGTCTTTGAATCTAGATCAAAAGACTCAAAAATAATTTGGGACTGTCAAGTTAAACTTCTTTCTGTAAAACCACAGCACTTTGAAGATATAATTGAGGCGGATAATTTAAAAAGTAAGGATAATTTATTAATTTCAATTCTTGCGGGAGTCTCAATAAATAAACTTACTAAAAAATTCCCTAATCATAAATGTGTGAGGGTCGTTACAAATTTACCAATAACTGTTGGCAAGGGTTTAACTGGAATTGCTTGGGGTGAGAAAATCACAAAAGATCATAAACAAGTTACAAAACAATTATTCGAAGATACAAGTAAGATTTACGAATTTACAGAAGATTACCTTGATATATTTTTAGCTTTAACCTCATCAGGGCCTGCAATTATTGCTTTGATTGTAGAAGCATTAAGTGATGGAGGTTTAAGTGGTGGATTACCTAAAGTACTTTCAGAAGAACTTGTCAAAGAGATGATACTTGGGACCATTGATTTATTAAAAGAAAAGAAACTAACTACTTCCGAACTTAAAAATTTAGTTACTTCTCCAGGGGGAACAACTATTTCTGCTTTAAGGGTTTTAGAAAAAAAAAGTATGAGGTCAGCTCTAATTGAATCAATAGTTGCAGCTAGTAATAGAAGCAAAGAGTTTGGTTAG